A portion of the Halopelagius inordinatus genome contains these proteins:
- a CDS encoding AI-2E family transporter — MALNRRYALGGLFVLLAVVAGVLLWEVVGTVFFAVTVAYLLLPVRRRLVGHGLSRRWASVAATTLAFLATVVVLSPLVVAAVVRLDTVLELFELVPDVIHVELFGFVYEATLQQVTTFASTWLRRIGRQSAAAAPVLLLKATLFTLLVFSLLYYEEEARTAVLAVVPPSYRGVAEALNDRARETLLAIYVLQAATAAGTFVLAFPVFYLLGYQYAVTLSVVAAVLQFVPILGPSILLAGLAAYHLAVGQVVHAILVFFAGGFVIGWLPDVLIRPRLAKETADIPGSLYFVGFFGGLLTLGPIGIVAGPLVVGLVVESALLLSEELNGIPVEEKAGPDGREPGDESAPPDGGVPPEETRTDTE, encoded by the coding sequence GTGGCTCTGAACCGTCGCTACGCGTTGGGCGGTTTGTTCGTCCTTCTCGCGGTCGTCGCGGGCGTTCTCCTCTGGGAAGTCGTCGGTACCGTCTTCTTCGCCGTCACCGTCGCGTACCTCCTCTTGCCGGTCAGACGGCGACTCGTCGGCCACGGACTCTCGCGACGGTGGGCGAGTGTGGCGGCGACGACGCTCGCTTTCCTCGCCACCGTCGTCGTCCTCTCTCCGTTAGTCGTCGCCGCGGTCGTTCGCCTCGACACCGTCTTGGAACTTTTCGAACTCGTCCCCGACGTCATCCACGTCGAACTGTTCGGGTTCGTCTACGAGGCGACGCTCCAACAGGTGACGACGTTCGCCTCGACGTGGCTTCGACGAATCGGACGGCAGTCCGCCGCCGCCGCGCCCGTCCTCCTGTTGAAGGCGACGCTGTTTACGCTCCTCGTGTTCTCGCTTCTCTACTACGAGGAGGAGGCGCGAACCGCGGTGTTGGCCGTCGTCCCGCCGTCGTACCGCGGCGTGGCCGAGGCGCTCAACGACCGCGCGCGCGAGACGCTCTTGGCGATTTACGTCCTGCAGGCGGCCACCGCCGCCGGCACGTTCGTCCTCGCGTTCCCGGTGTTCTACCTGCTCGGCTACCAGTACGCCGTGACGCTCTCCGTCGTCGCCGCCGTCCTCCAGTTCGTCCCCATCCTCGGCCCGAGCATCCTGCTGGCGGGTCTGGCGGCGTACCACCTCGCCGTCGGCCAGGTGGTCCACGCCATCCTCGTCTTCTTTGCGGGCGGGTTCGTCATCGGGTGGCTTCCCGACGTTCTCATCCGCCCGCGCCTCGCCAAAGAGACGGCGGACATCCCCGGAAGCCTCTATTTCGTCGGGTTCTTCGGCGGGTTGCTCACTCTCGGTCCCATCGGCATCGTCGCCGGGCCTCTCGTCGTCGGACTCGTCGTCGAGTCCGCGCTGCTTCTCTCCGAGGAACTGAACGGGATTCCAGTCGAGGAGAAAGCGGGGCCCGACGGGCGCGAACCGGGCGACGAGAGCGCGCCACCCGACGGCGGCGTTCCTCCCGAAGAGACGCGGACGGACACCGAGTGA
- a CDS encoding HalOD1 output domain-containing protein: MSQSTRHGDHTYSLTPDQPTSMAVVETVADAEGVEPTELRPLYSAIDPDALDSLFEGSADEGPSFLGQVQFQYHGYEVCIDESGRVTLFDA; encoded by the coding sequence ATGAGTCAGTCTACGCGACACGGTGACCACACGTACTCTCTCACTCCGGACCAACCGACCAGTATGGCCGTCGTCGAGACGGTTGCGGACGCCGAAGGAGTCGAACCGACGGAACTGCGCCCGCTGTATTCTGCTATCGACCCCGACGCGCTGGACTCGCTCTTCGAGGGGTCCGCGGACGAGGGACCGTCGTTCCTCGGGCAGGTTCAGTTCCAGTACCACGGGTACGAGGTCTGTATCGACGAGAGCGGTCGAGTGACGCTGTTCGACGCGTGA
- a CDS encoding SPFH domain-containing protein gives MASVFRALGRLSARGPPDWMVAGLAAAAAIAVALAVLPPDPVTVVGAVVIALAAATLYSAVEFVNAYERRALTVFGKYRELLEPGLNVVPPFVSKTYAFDMRTQTLDVPPQEAITEDNSPVTADAVVYIRVMDAKRAFLEVDDYKRAVSNLAQTTLRAVIGDMELDETLSRREEINRRIRLELDEPTDEWGVRVESVEVREVKPSRKVESAMEQQAGAERRRRAMILEAQGERRSAVERAEGEKQSNIIRAQGEKQSQILEAQGDAISTVLRAKSAESMGERAIVDRGLESLARIGESPSTTYVLPQELTSLLGRYGRQLSDGDVQESAGLESNDFDAETRELLGLDDVEEILAETNGNIGNGEQIAGRTTETNDGERNER, from the coding sequence ATGGCAAGCGTCTTTCGCGCACTCGGACGGCTTTCGGCCCGCGGCCCGCCAGACTGGATGGTCGCCGGTCTGGCCGCCGCGGCCGCCATCGCCGTCGCTCTCGCCGTCCTGCCGCCCGACCCGGTGACGGTGGTCGGAGCGGTCGTTATCGCACTCGCCGCCGCGACGCTGTACAGCGCCGTCGAGTTCGTCAACGCGTACGAACGCCGGGCACTCACCGTCTTCGGGAAGTACCGAGAACTGCTCGAACCGGGGTTGAACGTCGTCCCGCCGTTCGTCTCGAAGACGTACGCCTTCGACATGCGGACCCAGACGCTCGACGTGCCGCCGCAAGAGGCCATCACGGAAGACAACTCGCCGGTCACCGCCGACGCCGTCGTCTACATCCGGGTGATGGACGCGAAACGTGCGTTCCTCGAAGTCGACGACTACAAACGGGCGGTGTCGAATCTCGCACAGACGACGCTTCGGGCGGTCATCGGCGACATGGAACTCGACGAGACGCTGTCGCGGCGCGAGGAGATAAACCGGCGAATTCGCCTCGAACTCGACGAACCGACCGACGAGTGGGGCGTCCGCGTCGAGAGCGTCGAAGTCCGGGAGGTGAAACCCTCGCGGAAAGTCGAGAGCGCGATGGAACAGCAGGCGGGTGCCGAACGCCGCCGCCGCGCGATGATCCTCGAAGCGCAGGGTGAGCGTCGCTCCGCCGTCGAGAGGGCGGAGGGCGAAAAGCAGTCGAACATCATCCGCGCGCAGGGCGAAAAACAGAGCCAGATTCTCGAAGCGCAGGGTGACGCCATCTCCACCGTCCTCCGCGCGAAATCCGCCGAGTCGATGGGCGAACGCGCGATAGTAGACCGCGGACTGGAGAGTCTCGCCCGCATCGGCGAGTCGCCCTCGACGACGTACGTGCTCCCGCAGGAACTCACCTCGCTTCTCGGCCGGTACGGTCGGCAACTCTCCGACGGCGACGTCCAGGAGTCGGCGGGGTTAGAGAGCAACGACTTCGACGCCGAGACGCGGGAACTCCTCGGACTCGACGACGTAGAGGAGATACTGGCGGAGACGAACGGCAACATCGGAAACGGCGAACAGATAGCGGGGCGAACGACGGAAACGAACGACGGCGAACGGAACGAACGGTAG
- a CDS encoding DUF7554 family protein produces the protein MSRLPDRASVDVEDLLKLVLVLVAVWLALEIVGGVLGIVADLLGPLRPLLGIAVVSLVVLWYFDRI, from the coding sequence ATGTCACGCCTCCCTGACCGCGCCTCGGTGGACGTAGAGGACCTGCTGAAACTCGTGTTGGTCCTCGTAGCCGTCTGGCTCGCCCTCGAAATCGTCGGCGGCGTCCTCGGAATCGTCGCCGACCTGCTCGGTCCTCTCAGACCGCTTCTCGGAATCGCAGTCGTGAGCCTCGTCGTCCTCTGGTACTTCGATCGAATCTGA
- the uvrB gene encoding excinuclease ABC subunit UvrB, translated as MSDTSGSEQGPLSPDRPAADRDFRVDAPFDPAGDQPEAIEKLARGYDEGMDTQTLLGVTGSGKTNTVSWLIEEIQKPTLVIAHNKTLAAQLYEEFRNLFPDNAVEYFVSYYDYYQPEAYMEQTDTYIDKDMSINEEIDRLRHSATRSLLTRDDVIVVASVSAIYGLGDPSNYTDMSLRLEVGDRIDRDELLGRLVDLNYERNDVDFHQGTFRVRGDTVEVFPMYGRYAVRIEFWGDEIDRMTKLDPLQGEVVSKEPAVLVHPAEHYSIPEDLLETAIDEIEQLKEERVRYFERQGDLVAAQRIEERTTFDIEMLRETGYCSGIENYSVHMSDRDAGDPPYTLLDYFPDDFLTVVDESHQTLPQIKGQFAGDKSRKDSLVENGFRLPTAYDNRPLTFEEFQEKTDKKLFVSATPGDYEREQSDQIAEQIVRPTHLVDPKVTVEDATGQVDDLMARIEERIERDERTLVTTLTKRMAEDLTEFFEESGVSVAYMHDETDTLERHELIRDLRLGNIDVLVGINLLREGLDIPEVSLVAILDADQEGFLRSETTLIQTMGRAARNVEGEVILYADKRTDAMESAIEETQRRRRIQQEFNEENGYEPTTIEKAVGETNLPGSKTDTSRATGDAPGDEEEAREQVEYLRDRMQEAADNLEFELAADIRDRVRELREEFDLDEEEGIEPESGALDEGGIAPDDEF; from the coding sequence ATGAGCGACACGTCCGGTTCGGAGCAGGGACCGCTCTCTCCAGACCGCCCGGCGGCGGACCGCGACTTCCGCGTGGACGCCCCGTTCGACCCCGCCGGTGACCAACCGGAGGCCATAGAGAAACTCGCCCGCGGCTACGACGAGGGGATGGACACCCAGACGCTCCTCGGCGTCACCGGGTCCGGAAAGACCAACACCGTCTCGTGGCTGATAGAGGAGATTCAGAAACCGACGCTCGTCATCGCCCACAACAAGACGCTCGCCGCCCAGTTGTACGAGGAGTTCCGGAACCTGTTTCCCGACAACGCGGTGGAGTACTTCGTCTCTTACTACGACTACTACCAGCCCGAGGCGTATATGGAGCAGACGGACACCTACATCGACAAGGACATGTCGATAAACGAGGAGATAGACCGACTGCGGCACTCGGCGACGCGTTCGCTCCTCACCCGCGACGACGTCATCGTCGTCGCCTCCGTCTCGGCCATCTACGGTCTCGGCGACCCGTCGAACTACACCGACATGTCCCTCCGTCTGGAGGTCGGCGACCGGATAGACAGAGACGAACTGTTGGGCCGACTCGTCGATCTGAACTACGAGCGAAACGACGTGGACTTCCACCAAGGGACGTTCCGCGTCCGCGGCGACACCGTCGAGGTGTTCCCGATGTACGGTCGCTACGCCGTCCGCATCGAGTTTTGGGGCGACGAGATAGACCGCATGACGAAACTCGACCCCCTGCAGGGCGAGGTGGTGTCGAAGGAACCCGCGGTGCTCGTCCACCCGGCGGAGCACTACTCCATCCCCGAGGACCTCTTGGAGACGGCGATAGACGAGATAGAGCAACTGAAAGAGGAACGCGTCCGCTACTTCGAGAGACAGGGTGACCTCGTCGCCGCCCAACGCATCGAGGAACGGACGACGTTCGATATCGAGATGCTCCGAGAGACGGGCTACTGTTCGGGCATCGAGAACTACTCGGTCCACATGTCCGACCGCGACGCGGGCGACCCGCCGTACACGCTTCTCGATTACTTCCCCGACGACTTTCTCACCGTCGTCGACGAGTCCCACCAGACGCTCCCGCAGATAAAGGGCCAGTTCGCGGGCGACAAATCGCGGAAAGACTCGCTCGTCGAGAACGGCTTTCGCCTCCCGACGGCGTACGACAACCGCCCGCTGACGTTCGAGGAGTTCCAAGAGAAGACGGACAAGAAACTGTTCGTCAGCGCCACCCCCGGCGACTACGAACGCGAGCAGTCCGACCAGATCGCGGAACAGATTGTCCGCCCGACGCATCTCGTGGACCCGAAGGTGACGGTCGAAGACGCCACCGGACAGGTCGACGACCTGATGGCTCGCATCGAGGAGCGAATCGAACGCGACGAACGCACCCTCGTGACGACGCTGACAAAGCGGATGGCCGAAGACCTCACCGAGTTCTTCGAGGAGTCGGGCGTCTCCGTCGCCTACATGCACGACGAGACGGACACGCTCGAACGCCACGAACTCATCCGCGACCTGCGCCTCGGCAACATCGACGTGTTGGTCGGTATCAACCTCCTCCGGGAGGGACTCGACATCCCCGAAGTCTCCTTGGTCGCCATCCTCGACGCCGACCAGGAGGGGTTCCTCCGGTCCGAGACGACGCTGATTCAGACGATGGGCCGCGCCGCCCGCAACGTGGAGGGCGAGGTGATTCTCTACGCCGACAAGCGGACCGACGCGATGGAGTCCGCCATAGAGGAGACCCAACGCCGCCGCCGAATCCAACAGGAGTTCAACGAGGAGAACGGCTACGAACCGACGACGATAGAGAAGGCCGTCGGCGAGACGAACCTCCCGGGGAGCAAGACCGACACCTCGCGCGCGACGGGCGACGCCCCCGGCGACGAGGAGGAGGCCAGAGAGCAGGTCGAATATCTCAGAGACCGGATGCAGGAGGCCGCCGACAACCTCGAATTCGAACTCGCGGCGGACATCCGCGACCGAGTCCGGGAACTGCGCGAGGAGTTCGACCTGGACGAAGAGGAAGGAATCGAACCCGAGAGCGGTGCCCTCGACGAGGGCGGAATCGCGCCGGACGACGAGTTCTGA
- a CDS encoding DUF7553 family protein: MAHEELKAASDDLRAAAEDASGELQSRIYDQSNQLADLAAADRGPDHGRLARHMNALTEIADAADGTVRERVESAYDHVEEYRSGVSGV; encoded by the coding sequence ATGGCACACGAAGAACTGAAAGCCGCGAGCGACGACCTGCGGGCGGCCGCCGAGGACGCGTCGGGCGAACTCCAATCGCGCATCTACGACCAGTCGAACCAGTTGGCCGACCTCGCCGCCGCCGACCGCGGCCCGGACCACGGGCGACTCGCCCGACACATGAACGCACTCACCGAGATAGCCGACGCGGCGGACGGAACGGTCAGAGAGCGCGTCGAGTCGGCCTACGACCACGTCGAGGAGTACCGAAGCGGCGTCTCGGGCGTCTGA
- a CDS encoding ABC transporter permease, whose product MGRWAERRALALVAAATAFTLVVVFYYPVATVFADAVLVGGRLSADPLLEILTSEFYLRDIIWFTAYQAFLSTVASVALGLPGAWILSRFSFRGRETLRSLTILPFVMPSIMVAIGFVATFGQNGTLNGFLGLLGLPQLSLLYTLPAVVVAHAFYNAPLVTRVVTSAWESVDASAVETARSLGASPARAFYDVVLPQLLPAVAVGATLTFIFTFASFPIVLALGGFQLATVEVFIYSQVQNLEYGRAASLAVIETALSLGLTYAYLRYEGRQRGAGRGARPLPRRRLLPSSRSLREVLTRVGVGAYAVVVLAVFLVPIASMVYGSVTGPQGGVTLDHYLFLLERQQTGASFQVRPLPAVRNSLLFGVATLAVALPMGVAMAVLTTRTFRGRKVVDALAMAPLAVSGIVVGLGLLRGLVFGVEAFGTRLRVTGAAAIVAAHAVGAYPFVTRTVAPLLGNLDSRLVESARSLGATRLRALLDIELPLVAAGVVAGAAFAFAISIGEFDSTVILAEGATSYTMPVAVERYLGRRLGPATAMGCLLLLVTSVSFVVIERFGGRYGGGGGL is encoded by the coding sequence ATCGGTCGCTGGGCCGAGAGACGCGCACTCGCCCTCGTAGCGGCCGCCACGGCGTTCACCCTCGTCGTCGTCTTCTACTACCCGGTCGCGACGGTGTTCGCGGATGCCGTCCTCGTCGGGGGCCGACTTTCGGCGGACCCCCTGCTCGAAATCCTCACCTCGGAGTTTTACCTGCGCGATATCATCTGGTTCACCGCCTATCAGGCGTTTCTCTCCACCGTCGCCTCCGTCGCACTCGGTCTTCCGGGCGCGTGGATACTCTCGCGCTTCTCCTTTCGCGGCCGGGAGACGCTCCGGTCCCTGACCATCCTCCCGTTCGTCATGCCATCGATAATGGTCGCCATCGGCTTCGTGGCGACGTTCGGGCAGAACGGGACGCTCAACGGCTTTCTCGGACTCCTCGGGCTCCCGCAACTGAGCCTGCTGTACACGCTCCCCGCCGTCGTCGTCGCACACGCCTTCTACAACGCCCCCCTCGTCACCCGCGTCGTCACGTCGGCGTGGGAGAGCGTGGACGCCTCCGCCGTCGAGACGGCGCGCAGTCTCGGCGCGTCGCCCGCGCGGGCGTTCTACGACGTGGTCCTCCCGCAGTTGCTCCCGGCGGTGGCGGTGGGGGCGACGCTCACGTTCATCTTCACCTTCGCCTCGTTTCCCATCGTCCTCGCTCTCGGCGGGTTCCAACTCGCCACCGTGGAAGTGTTCATCTACTCGCAGGTGCAGAATCTGGAGTACGGACGTGCGGCGTCGCTCGCGGTGATAGAGACGGCGCTCTCTCTCGGTCTGACGTACGCCTACCTCCGGTACGAAGGGAGACAGCGCGGGGCCGGACGGGGCGCGCGCCCCCTTCCGCGCCGACGCCTCCTCCCTTCGAGCCGGTCGCTTCGGGAGGTTCTCACCCGCGTCGGCGTCGGGGCGTACGCAGTCGTCGTCCTCGCCGTGTTTCTCGTTCCCATCGCGTCGATGGTGTACGGAAGCGTCACCGGCCCGCAGGGCGGGGTGACGCTCGACCACTACCTGTTCTTGCTCGAACGCCAGCAGACGGGGGCGTCGTTTCAGGTGCGGCCGCTTCCGGCCGTCCGCAACTCGCTTCTGTTCGGCGTCGCCACCCTCGCCGTCGCCCTCCCGATGGGCGTCGCGATGGCCGTGTTGACGACGCGGACGTTCCGCGGCCGGAAAGTCGTCGACGCTCTCGCGATGGCACCGCTTGCGGTGTCGGGCATCGTCGTCGGACTCGGACTGCTCCGCGGACTCGTCTTCGGCGTGGAGGCGTTCGGAACCCGCCTGCGGGTGACGGGCGCGGCGGCCATCGTCGCCGCCCACGCCGTCGGCGCGTACCCGTTCGTGACGCGAACCGTCGCGCCCCTGTTGGGCAATCTCGACTCGCGACTCGTCGAATCCGCGCGCAGTCTCGGCGCGACGCGACTCCGCGCCCTCCTCGATATCGAACTTCCGCTCGTCGCCGCGGGCGTCGTCGCGGGCGCGGCGTTCGCCTTCGCCATCAGCATCGGCGAGTTCGACTCGACCGTCATCCTCGCGGAAGGCGCTACGAGTTACACGATGCCCGTCGCCGTCGAGCGATATCTCGGGCGGCGACTCGGCCCGGCGACGGCGATGGGCTGTCTCCTCCTG
- a CDS encoding transcription antitermination protein, translated as MNGQDLAAELRDDHETPFSRLGSSKALYALTGGEMDAAPVRAAAADDARSLASVLDDWVGDEDDDDVASLFEELAETARDHASSVAPDDHESGDAPEMDAELAGFSDTKPRLGGLLARYLVTLKHVEQMVGFFVGDADPRTASEFRDLRGDIEDARDRVAATLDELCDEDDDWANASRAADAVVEVAYDDYVETLESMGVKPKNVC; from the coding sequence ATGAACGGTCAGGACCTCGCCGCCGAACTCCGCGACGACCACGAGACGCCTTTCTCCCGACTCGGTTCCTCGAAAGCGCTGTACGCCCTCACCGGGGGAGAGATGGACGCCGCCCCCGTCCGCGCCGCCGCCGCGGACGACGCGCGCTCTCTCGCGTCGGTTCTCGACGACTGGGTCGGAGACGAGGACGACGACGACGTGGCGTCCCTCTTCGAAGAACTCGCAGAGACGGCCCGCGACCACGCCTCGTCGGTCGCACCCGACGACCACGAGTCGGGCGACGCCCCCGAGATGGACGCCGAACTCGCGGGGTTCTCCGACACGAAACCCCGACTCGGCGGCCTCCTCGCGCGCTATCTCGTCACGCTGAAACACGTCGAACAGATGGTCGGGTTCTTCGTCGGCGACGCCGACCCCCGCACCGCCTCGGAGTTCCGCGACCTGCGCGGCGATATCGAGGACGCCCGCGACAGGGTCGCGGCGACGCTGGACGAACTGTGCGACGAGGACGACGACTGGGCGAACGCCTCCCGTGCCGCGGACGCCGTCGTCGAGGTCGCCTACGACGACTACGTCGAGACGTTGGAGTCGATGGGCGTGAAACCGAAGAACGTCTGCTAG
- a CDS encoding sulfurtransferase — MSENVVVSADWLGERLDEVRVIDVRDAWEFDGIGHIPGAVNVPFDSFRSPEGDEGMLPGVETWEELLSEAGVERDGHLVAYDDTHGVFAARFLVTAELYGHPPERLHLLDGDYSSWNRRGETTSDETEIEATTYATREPESTPLVGYDFVFDALDDGESVVVDTRETWEYEEGHLPGAVNLDWRELVDEETRGLKPREELESILASNGVERESRVVLYCNTARRISHTYTVLRYLGYENVAFYEGSLTEWEERDGPLVGADG; from the coding sequence ATGAGCGAGAACGTCGTCGTGTCAGCCGACTGGCTCGGCGAACGACTTGACGAGGTGCGGGTGATAGACGTGCGCGACGCGTGGGAGTTCGACGGCATCGGCCACATCCCCGGCGCGGTGAACGTGCCGTTCGACTCGTTTCGGAGTCCGGAGGGAGACGAGGGGATGCTCCCGGGCGTCGAGACGTGGGAGGAACTGCTGAGCGAGGCGGGCGTCGAGAGGGACGGCCACCTCGTCGCCTACGACGACACCCACGGCGTCTTCGCCGCGCGGTTTCTCGTCACCGCGGAACTGTACGGCCACCCGCCCGAACGCCTGCATCTGCTCGACGGCGACTACAGTTCGTGGAACCGCAGAGGCGAGACGACGAGCGACGAAACCGAGATAGAGGCGACGACGTACGCGACTCGGGAGCCCGAATCGACGCCGCTGGTCGGGTACGACTTCGTTTTCGATGCGCTCGACGACGGGGAGAGCGTCGTCGTGGACACGCGCGAGACGTGGGAGTACGAGGAGGGGCACCTCCCCGGAGCGGTCAACCTCGACTGGCGCGAACTCGTCGACGAGGAGACGCGGGGGCTGAAACCCCGGGAGGAACTGGAATCCATCCTCGCGTCCAACGGCGTCGAACGGGAGAGTCGGGTAGTGCTGTACTGCAACACCGCCCGGAGAATCAGTCACACGTACACCGTCCTTCGGTATCTGGGCTACGAGAACGTCGCGTTCTACGAGGGAAGCCTCACCGAGTGGGAGGAACGCGACGGCCCCCTCGTCGGCGCAGACGGGTGA
- a CDS encoding DUF3426 domain-containing protein, protein MGDGGGGGTETTAGDGATEEETTQAETTEGAETTEGTGTGTPDVEGQIADDSSEDLEVTNRELYRTDGNVGLRGTVTNTSEQAYESAEVEVTLQDDQGEVLYEFIDETEEAETDTLTPGGEWQFDVVFEEAQMNEVRTYTISVEGDEAQTTGDEPVGSTETTTSA, encoded by the coding sequence ATGGGCGACGGCGGCGGCGGCGGTACCGAGACGACGGCCGGTGACGGCGCTACCGAAGAGGAGACGACGCAGGCGGAGACGACGGAGGGAGCCGAGACCACCGAGGGAACCGGCACCGGAACCCCCGACGTCGAGGGGCAGATAGCCGACGATTCCTCGGAGGACCTCGAAGTCACGAACCGCGAACTCTACCGGACGGACGGAAACGTCGGCCTTCGAGGAACCGTCACGAACACGAGCGAACAGGCGTACGAGTCGGCCGAAGTCGAGGTCACTCTCCAAGACGACCAAGGAGAGGTCCTCTACGAGTTCATCGACGAGACCGAGGAGGCGGAGACCGATACGCTCACCCCCGGCGGGGAGTGGCAGTTCGACGTCGTCTTCGAGGAGGCCCAGATGAACGAAGTGCGGACGTACACCATCTCCGTCGAGGGCGACGAGGCCCAGACGACGGGCGACGAACCCGTCGGGTCGACGGAGACGACGACGTCGGCGTGA
- a CDS encoding thiamine ABC transporter substrate-binding protein, with the protein MKRRTFLRAAGVGGVAGLAGCSGDGGGTGGTETTTGGTEPAETTGTTTGEAGGGESDLVVATYGAFVDAPSSSPGAWLKERFESETDATIRYETPESGVNHYIERAMRGADIEADLYVGLDVNMLIRLDEKLDGPLFTAADGLDRRGDVKESLEFDPQGRAVPYDTGYISLVYDETQGEDGDFVAPETFDGLLREEFSGDLLTQNPTSSATGQAFLLHTVKAKGEDGYLDYWNELKQNDVRVVGDWESSYAAYSNGEAPMVVSYSTDQVYAEESGEDLSKHQVRFLNDQGYANPEGMALFDGTDRSELARRFMDFVLRPEVQSEIAVRNVQFPATTTAELPEEFAQYAKEPPEAVTFSYDRLKGNLSEWTDAWARQFASK; encoded by the coding sequence ATGAAACGACGGACTTTCCTCCGGGCGGCGGGCGTCGGCGGCGTCGCGGGACTCGCCGGATGTTCGGGCGACGGCGGCGGCACGGGCGGGACGGAGACGACGACTGGCGGAACCGAACCCGCCGAGACGACCGGAACGACGACGGGCGAGGCGGGCGGCGGGGAGTCGGACCTCGTCGTCGCGACGTACGGCGCGTTCGTGGACGCGCCGAGTTCGAGTCCGGGCGCGTGGTTGAAAGAGAGGTTCGAGTCCGAGACGGACGCGACGATACGCTACGAGACGCCGGAGTCGGGCGTCAACCACTACATCGAACGCGCGATGCGCGGCGCGGACATCGAGGCGGACCTGTACGTCGGCCTCGACGTGAACATGCTCATCCGCTTGGACGAGAAACTGGACGGACCGCTGTTTACCGCCGCCGACGGACTCGACAGGCGCGGCGACGTAAAGGAGTCTCTGGAGTTCGACCCGCAGGGACGCGCCGTCCCGTACGACACCGGCTACATCTCTCTCGTCTACGACGAGACGCAGGGCGAAGACGGCGACTTCGTCGCGCCGGAGACGTTCGACGGCCTCCTGCGCGAGGAGTTCTCGGGCGACCTGTTGACGCAGAACCCCACGTCGAGTGCGACGGGGCAGGCCTTTCTGCTCCACACGGTGAAAGCGAAAGGCGAGGACGGCTACCTCGACTACTGGAACGAGTTGAAGCAAAACGACGTGCGCGTCGTCGGCGACTGGGAGTCGTCGTACGCCGCCTACTCGAACGGCGAAGCGCCGATGGTCGTCTCCTACTCGACTGACCAGGTGTACGCCGAAGAGTCCGGCGAGGACTTGTCGAAACACCAAGTTCGGTTCCTGAACGACCAAGGCTACGCCAACCCCGAGGGGATGGCGCTTTTCGACGGCACGGACCGTTCCGAACTCGCACGCAGGTTCATGGACTTCGTGCTTCGGCCGGAGGTCCAATCGGAAATCGCCGTGCGGAACGTGCAGTTCCCCGCGACGACCACCGCCGAACTACCCGAGGAGTTCGCGCAGTACGCCAAGGAACCGCCCGAGGCGGTCACCTTTTCGTACGACCGACTGAAAGGGAATCTCAGTGAGTGGACGGACGCCTGGGCCCGACAGTTCGCCAGCAAGTGA
- a CDS encoding sulfurtransferase yields MTDDGYAKDVLVSADWVEEHLDEFQSDDSEYRLVEVDVDTEAYDEGHAPGAIGFNWETQLQDQTTRDILSKDDFEELLGSHGISEDSTVVLYGDNSNWFAAYTYWQFKYYGHENVKLLDGGRDYWVENDYPLSEEAPEFDSVDYTAKGPFEGIRAYRDDVEKAVNKGLPLVDVRSPEEFSGEILAPPGLQETAQRGGHIPGASNISWAATVNDDGTFKSPEELRDLYGDQGIDGDETTVAYCRIGERSSIAWFALHELLGYENTVNYDGSWTEWGNLVGAPVETGSGDE; encoded by the coding sequence ATGACAGACGACGGTTACGCGAAAGACGTTCTCGTCTCGGCGGACTGGGTCGAGGAGCACCTCGACGAGTTCCAAAGCGACGACTCCGAGTATCGACTCGTGGAGGTTGACGTGGACACCGAAGCCTACGACGAGGGTCACGCCCCCGGCGCAATCGGCTTCAACTGGGAGACGCAACTGCAGGACCAGACGACCCGAGACATCCTCTCGAAGGACGACTTCGAGGAACTGCTCGGCTCTCACGGCATCTCCGAGGACTCGACCGTCGTTCTCTACGGCGACAACTCGAACTGGTTCGCCGCCTACACGTACTGGCAGTTCAAGTACTACGGCCACGAGAACGTCAAACTCCTCGACGGCGGCCGCGACTACTGGGTCGAGAACGACTACCCCCTCTCCGAAGAGGCGCCGGAGTTCGACTCCGTCGACTACACGGCGAAGGGTCCGTTCGAGGGTATCCGCGCGTACCGCGACGACGTCGAGAAGGCGGTGAACAAGGGTCTTCCCCTCGTGGACGTCCGTTCGCCCGAGGAGTTCAGCGGCGAGATTCTCGCGCCCCCGGGACTCCAGGAGACGGCCCAGCGCGGCGGTCACATCCCCGGTGCGAGCAACATCTCGTGGGCCGCGACGGTCAACGACGACGGCACGTTCAAGTCGCCGGAAGAACTCCGCGACCTGTACGGTGACCAGGGCATCGACGGCGACGAGACCACCGTCGCGTACTGCCGCATCGGCGAGCGCTCCTCTATCGCGTGGTTCGCGCTCCACGAACTGCTCGGCTACGAGAACACCGTCAACTACGACGGGTCGTGGACCGAGTGGGGGAACCTCGTCGGCGCGCCCGTCGAAACCGGCTCCGGCGACGAGTAA